A region of Desulfuromonas sp. TF DNA encodes the following proteins:
- a CDS encoding sulfatase-like hydrolase/transferase has protein sequence MTRLVVYNIVATAFFLAESCFLFSYYLQNTGFNEAFFYHLRPDLVYAGLKEYLPVLILVIVCMLGSLFLFSSLLTRIDLSKGKISLLSLGLLFVGLFISPPARSFVAYIENLPPTAVDSSLSEIFPDLDSRDVTSRRTGSNRPNIVLIYAESLEQRFFDEKLFPGLLPELKKLREQSLDFTNVAQGVGAEWTIGGMVASQCGYPLTSSFDVKGNDLSLFDEFLPGTTCLGDLLKKDGYHLVFIGGSDSHFAGKEVFLRSHGYSEIIDRYVLEKTLADKNYVNGWGIFDDTVFDYAIRKFFKLSKENSPFLLTLLTLDNHNGFLSKSCEEPYASGKNKYLSSVHCSDQLIAGFVEQIRRSPYSDKTVIALVSDHLAISKKVKDVLEPSQMKKRLTFFINSPDGKSGVIENAGIHYDIAPTLLDFLGYEVQGQMGFGAPLTTGDGFLPSRFGEDKWRSQAPNLVAIGKDLWKNDLFLTRAGISLDSQNLFLSLGGRNFDLRSWGASDVPASLVYFFDPTSLKLLNINAYAFDEGLQKSTLSKELLKEKDKLALVISRAKNLPGFSDPTANPNQWVYFCGKPGSAPFSGGVITGDFHIPFDTIKELGASDLDNEMIRLRQNLINR, from the coding sequence GTGACAAGGCTCGTCGTTTACAATATCGTCGCAACAGCCTTTTTCCTCGCTGAATCCTGCTTCCTTTTCAGCTATTACCTGCAGAACACCGGATTCAACGAGGCGTTCTTCTATCATCTTAGGCCGGATCTGGTTTATGCCGGCTTGAAGGAATATCTTCCTGTTCTGATATTGGTCATTGTCTGCATGCTCGGCTCCCTGTTCTTGTTTTCATCGCTGCTGACGAGGATCGACCTCAGCAAAGGGAAGATATCTCTCCTTTCCCTGGGTCTGCTTTTTGTCGGGCTGTTTATTTCACCCCCCGCGCGGAGCTTTGTCGCCTATATTGAAAACCTCCCGCCAACGGCAGTCGACAGCAGCCTTTCCGAGATTTTTCCTGACCTGGACTCAAGGGACGTCACGTCGCGCCGCACGGGGTCGAACCGTCCTAACATCGTCCTAATTTACGCCGAAAGCCTGGAGCAGCGCTTTTTCGACGAGAAGCTGTTCCCCGGCCTGCTGCCTGAACTGAAAAAACTTCGCGAGCAGTCCCTCGACTTCACAAACGTCGCCCAGGGAGTCGGTGCCGAATGGACCATCGGCGGGATGGTCGCCTCCCAGTGCGGCTACCCGCTCACCTCCTCCTTTGATGTCAAGGGGAACGATCTGAGTCTTTTCGACGAATTTCTACCCGGGACCACCTGTCTCGGCGATCTTCTGAAAAAGGACGGTTACCATCTGGTCTTTATCGGTGGCTCGGATTCCCATTTTGCCGGGAAGGAGGTATTTCTGCGCTCGCACGGCTATTCGGAAATCATCGATCGCTACGTTCTAGAGAAAACCCTGGCGGATAAAAACTATGTGAACGGATGGGGGATCTTCGACGATACGGTGTTCGATTATGCCATTCGAAAGTTTTTCAAACTGAGTAAAGAGAACTCCCCCTTCCTCCTGACCTTGCTCACGCTCGACAACCACAATGGATTCCTGTCGAAATCCTGTGAAGAGCCCTACGCTTCGGGAAAGAACAAGTATTTGAGTTCCGTCCACTGTTCGGACCAACTTATCGCCGGTTTTGTCGAACAGATCAGGCGATCCCCCTATTCGGACAAAACCGTTATCGCACTTGTCAGCGACCACCTGGCGATCAGCAAAAAAGTCAAGGATGTACTCGAACCCTCGCAGATGAAGAAACGTTTGACCTTCTTCATCAATTCTCCGGACGGCAAATCCGGGGTCATTGAAAACGCAGGCATCCATTACGACATCGCACCAACGCTGCTGGATTTTCTAGGTTACGAGGTGCAGGGACAGATGGGCTTCGGCGCACCGCTCACCACAGGTGATGGTTTTTTGCCGAGCCGGTTCGGCGAGGACAAATGGAGAAGTCAGGCGCCAAATCTTGTGGCCATTGGCAAGGATCTGTGGAAAAACGACCTGTTCCTGACGAGGGCCGGGATTTCCCTGGATAGCCAGAACCTCTTTTTGTCGCTGGGCGGGAGGAACTTCGATCTTCGCTCATGGGGCGCCTCGGATGTTCCGGCGTCACTCGTCTATTTTTTTGACCCGACATCCCTAAAGCTATTGAATATAAATGCCTATGCATTCGACGAAGGGTTGCAAAAATCGACTCTGAGCAAGGAGCTTCTCAAGGAGAAAGATAAACTCGCCTTGGTCATCTCCAGAGCCAAGAACCTTCCGGGGTTCTCCGATCCGACGGCAAATCCCAATCAATGGGTATATTTCTGCGGCAAGCCCGGAAGCGCTCCTTTTTCGGGGGGAGTCATCACCGGTGATTTCCACATACCGTTCGATACAATCAAGGAACTTGGGGCCAGCGATCTCGACAACGAAATGATCCGTCTGAGACAGAATCTGATAAATCGATAG
- a CDS encoding radical SAM protein: MPLSRMLKTLILRFSLSPLKTMAEIGRRLLPAGAPPQVSHLSGALGEAPLILQIETTNLCNARCAFCAYPGMKRGKGVMDLSLFEKIVSDYLEMGGGAVSLTPIMGDPLLDPHLLRRIRLLRGRPEINQIALTTNAIALGNYSDEEVGFLLESLAVVQVSIGGLDAETYRQMYGVDRFPQVREAMDRLLDLNEKVANPADIAFGFRTNDWKFELRHKRQLDAFRRRGVHVTHLWTYGNYGGLVESDRERGVEVNRGPARKSRKCALPCVHLAVCWDGAITACGCADAEGSLSLGRADRDSLKEVWRGSRRAGILEAFEKGAPPKVCAACSAYQQDLILAGLGLENASPDRPLPIEFYRKFWGA; encoded by the coding sequence ATGCCTCTGTCGCGAATGCTTAAAACCCTGATCCTTCGTTTCTCGCTGTCGCCCCTGAAGACGATGGCCGAGATCGGCCGGCGCCTTCTCCCCGCCGGAGCCCCTCCGCAGGTGTCCCATCTCTCAGGGGCGCTCGGGGAAGCCCCCCTGATCCTGCAGATCGAGACGACCAATCTCTGCAACGCGCGCTGCGCCTTCTGCGCCTACCCGGGGATGAAAAGGGGAAAAGGGGTGATGGATCTTTCGCTGTTCGAGAAGATCGTCTCCGACTACCTGGAGATGGGCGGGGGAGCGGTCTCCCTGACTCCCATCATGGGAGACCCGCTTCTGGACCCCCACCTTCTGCGGCGGATCCGCCTCCTCAGGGGGCGCCCGGAGATCAACCAGATCGCCCTGACCACAAACGCCATCGCCCTGGGCAATTATTCGGACGAAGAGGTCGGGTTCCTCCTGGAGTCGCTGGCGGTCGTGCAGGTGAGCATCGGCGGGCTGGACGCGGAGACCTACAGGCAGATGTACGGAGTCGACCGGTTCCCTCAGGTCAGGGAGGCGATGGACCGGCTGCTGGACCTCAACGAGAAGGTCGCCAACCCGGCCGATATCGCATTCGGCTTCCGCACCAACGACTGGAAATTCGAACTGCGCCACAAGCGCCAGCTCGACGCCTTCCGCAGGCGGGGGGTCCATGTCACCCATCTCTGGACCTATGGGAACTACGGCGGGCTGGTGGAGAGCGACCGGGAACGGGGGGTGGAGGTGAACAGGGGGCCAGCGCGGAAGAGCAGGAAGTGTGCCTTGCCGTGCGTGCACCTGGCGGTCTGCTGGGACGGCGCCATCACCGCCTGCGGCTGCGCCGACGCCGAAGGGAGCCTGTCCCTGGGGCGGGCCGACCGGGACAGCCTCAAGGAGGTCTGGAGGGGCTCTAGGAGGGCGGGGATCCTCGAGGCCTTCGAGAAGGGCGCCCCCCCGAAGGTGTGCGCCGCCTGCTCAGCTTACCAGCAGGACCTCATCCTGGCCGGCCTCGGGCTGGAAAATGCCTCCCCGGACCGGCCGCTCCCCATCGAGTTCTACCGCAAGTTCTGGGGCGCCTGA
- a CDS encoding glycerophosphodiester phosphodiesterase family protein, which translates to MIMMPRQFFFKFLYLTAFLHGLAFSGVTFCLAADPELESSRYIAHAGGGINHETYTNSLEALNTNYDKGFRFFEVDFSWTSDGKLVAIHDWQGVLQSKFSIAEGIAIPTEAEFIGLTMKNNLTQLGLEEVLIWAAGKGDAYIVTDVKDHNLKALGLIAADFKEFNKYVVPQVYSYREYEEARDLGYERIILTLYRMKVDPYEVLAFAKKYSPFAVTMPWKMARTGLAYHISRAGTRVYVHTVNEMDYFNMLKGFGVFGVYTDFISPSLNAQAPQNLR; encoded by the coding sequence ATGATTATGATGCCCAGGCAGTTTTTCTTTAAATTTCTTTATCTTACAGCTTTTCTGCATGGCTTGGCGTTTTCGGGTGTGACATTCTGCCTTGCGGCCGACCCGGAACTCGAGTCGTCCCGCTATATCGCGCATGCGGGTGGAGGGATCAACCACGAAACCTACACGAACAGCCTGGAAGCCCTGAATACGAATTACGATAAAGGGTTCAGATTTTTTGAAGTCGATTTTTCCTGGACTTCCGACGGCAAGCTCGTTGCGATCCACGACTGGCAAGGCGTTCTGCAAAGCAAGTTTTCCATTGCCGAAGGGATCGCCATCCCGACAGAAGCAGAATTTATTGGATTGACGATGAAAAACAATCTTACGCAGCTCGGTTTGGAAGAGGTGTTGATATGGGCAGCGGGAAAAGGCGATGCATATATAGTCACAGACGTGAAAGATCACAACCTCAAAGCTCTGGGACTTATAGCTGCTGACTTCAAGGAGTTCAATAAATATGTCGTACCGCAGGTCTATTCGTATCGGGAGTATGAAGAGGCCAGGGACCTCGGTTATGAAAGGATCATTCTCACCCTTTACCGAATGAAGGTCGATCCATACGAGGTTTTAGCTTTTGCAAAGAAGTATTCACCTTTTGCTGTGACCATGCCTTGGAAAATGGCCCGGACTGGTTTGGCTTATCATATAAGCCGGGCGGGTACACGCGTTTACGTACATACCGTCAATGAAATGGATTATTTTAATATGCTCAAAGGATTTGGTGTTTTTGGCGTATATACGGACTTTATCTCGCCGTCCTTGAATGCTCAGGCGCCCCAGAACTTGCGGTAG